The Porites lutea chromosome 4, jaPorLute2.1, whole genome shotgun sequence genome contains a region encoding:
- the LOC140935930 gene encoding histamine H2 receptor-like, with protein MANSTSTGILNTTVSPSTEKGSFSFTIKLVSTLLLITTIILTLLGNSLVIRAFIVFRKLQNVTNYFVVSLAVTDILVALFSMPVWTVYLLTGPHWLFSTWFHRIWQSMDILCSVASITHLLLISIERYICISSPLTYHSIVTTRKARVAIFVAWLFALVMTILKLLLWGGPTKVYQLTSFVLCFATPVLVMSYAYIMIFRVSRTQAKKMIFKIGEKTKRFCLPKELKAAKTLGVVMGAFVLCWFPFFFLNVYHALCPSCPIDAGAVMVAKGLHYFNSVLNPIIYSLMNKQFKTAFKHLFYLTYSNLSGRGPVMTRLDVDKQLSFTYFSSLKSRSSMQEKSRAEENNLPQRV; from the exons ATGGCTAATTCCACCTCAACTGGGATTTTAAACACGACAGTGTCGCCCTCGACAGAAAAAGGCTCATTCAGTTTCACAATTAAATTGGTCTCCACTCTTCTGTTGATCACGACCATAATCCTTACGCTCCTCGGAAACTCGCTTGTCATCCGGGCATTTATTGTTTTCAGGAAGCTGCAAAATGTGACGAACTACTTCGTGGTGTCCCTTGCCGTGACGGATATCTTGGTTGCGTTGTTTTCAATGCCAGTATGGACAGTGTACCTACTAACAG GACCGCACTGGCTGTTTTCGACGTGGTTTCACAGAATCTGGCAGTCTATGGATATCTTGTGCAGTGTTGCATCCATTACCCACCTTCTTCTCATAAGCATCGAACGTTACATTTGCATTTCAAGTCCCCTTACTTACCACAGCATCGTCACGACGAGAAAAGCCCGGGTCGCCATTTTTGTAGCGTGGCTCTTTGCGCTTGTTATGACGATCCTAAAACTATTGCTCTGGGGAGGACCAACTAAGGTTTACCAGCTTACCAGTTTCGTACTGTGTTTCGCTACACCTGTCTTGGTTATGAGCTACGCATATATCATGATATTCAGAGTTTCTCGCACGCAAGCCAAAAAAATGATCTTCAAAATTGGCGAGAAGACTAAACGATTCTGCCTTCCCAAGGAGCTGAAGGCTGCAAAGACGCTTGGAGTCGTAATGGGAGCCTTTGTTTTATGCTGGTTCCCGTTCTTCTTTCTTAACGTTTACCATGCTTTGTGCCC CTCCTGTCCTATAGATGCAGGAGCTGTAATGGTTGCTAAAGGTCTTCACTACTTCAACTCTGTTCTCAACCCGATCATCTACAGTCTGATGAATAAGCAGTTTAAGACCGCGTTCAAACATCTCTTCTACTTGACGTACTCGAACTTGTCTGGCAGAGGTCCTGTGATGACCAGATTAGACGTCGATAAGCAACTGTCATTTACGTACTTCTCTTCCTTGAAAAGCAGATCATCTATGCAAGAAAAAAGTAGAGCTGAAGAAAACAACTTGCCTCAAAGGGTATAA
- the LOC140933822 gene encoding myosin regulatory light polypeptide 9-like: protein MSGKAKTKKAGAKKKAQRATSNVFAMFDQQQIQEFKEAFSMIDQDRDGFIKDTDLKDMFASLGNEKTNDYIEEMLGEASGPLNFTMFLTLMGEKLNGTDPEDMIRNAFASFDMEGKGILNEDRLRPLLKGMGDRFTEDECEEMFRLANADDDGNFNYLEFVKTIKHGAKDDS, encoded by the exons ATGTCTGGCAAAGCCAAAACCAAAAAGGCAGGCGCGAAAAAGAAAGCCCAGCGAGCGACCTCAAATGTATTCGCAATGTTCGATCAGCAACAGATTCAAGAGTTTAAAGAGGCGTTCAGCATGATTGATCAAGACCGAGATGGCTTTATCAAAGACACAGATCTCAAGGACATGTTTGCGTCGCTCGGGAATGAAAAGACCAACGACTACATTGAAGAAATGTTGGGAGAAGCGTCTGGTCCGTTAAATTTCACCATGTTCTTGACACTGATGGGTGAAAAGCTTAATGGCACAGACCCCGAGGATATGATAAGGAATGCTTTTGCTTCATTTGACATGGAAGGGAAAGGCATACTCAACGAGGACAGGCTGCGACCATTGCTGAAAGGAATGGGGGACAG GTTTACTGAAGACGAATGTGAAGAAATGTTCCGTTTAGCAAATGCCGACGACGATGGCAACTTCAACTACTTGGAGTTTGTGAAAACGATCAAACATGGAGCGAAGGACGATTCGTAG